The proteins below come from a single Eucalyptus grandis isolate ANBG69807.140 chromosome 3, ASM1654582v1, whole genome shotgun sequence genomic window:
- the LOC104436955 gene encoding disease resistance protein RPV1, whose amino-acid sequence MDRKEPTPSEDPIHGASTSSTSPHGGDSGGGTQKPKGNDHDVFLSSVCPMWSTLFDDLRHGLVIAGIDTFCSKDNADEWIPYILPQCKISIPIFERGFVNDKSGLRELVHMWKCKRSSGQIVLPIFDEVGPLEVQLLEGESIEEFSRLEGRVDEMELGEWRKALAEVGSLRGWEAEKFAYGKKGALVELVVARVVSLLKTTFKHPT is encoded by the exons ATGGACAGAAAAGAACCCACTCCTTCAGAAGATCCGATACACGGGGCGTCTACCTCATCGACCTCTCCGCATGGAGGCGACTCTGGAGGCGGAACGCAAAAACCAAAAGGAAACGATCACGACGTGTTCTTGAGCTCGGTATGCCCGATGTGGAGCACGCTATTCGATGATCTCCGTCATGGCCTCGTCATTGCAGGAATCGACACGTTCTGCAGTAAGGACAATGCGGATGAGTGGATTCCCTACATTCTTCCGCAGTGTAAGATCTCGATCCCAATTTTCGAGCGGGGATTTGTTAACGACAAATCGGGCCTTCGCGAGCTTGTTCACATGTGGAAATGCAAGAGAAGCAGCGGGCAAATAGTGTTGCCCATATTTGATGAAGTGGGACCCTTGGAAGTGCAACTTCTTGAAGGGGAATCTATAGAAGAATTCTCTAGACTTGAAGGTCGGGTGGACGAAATGGAACTGGGGGAATGGAGAAAAGCGCTCGCCGAAGTCGGTTCCTTGAGAGGATGGGAAGCAGAGAAATTTGCCTATGG GAAGAAAGGAGCATTGGTTGAACTAGTTGTCGCACGAGTTGTGAGCTTGTTGAAAACAACTTTCAAGCATCCCACATAG